Proteins encoded in a region of the Zea mays cultivar B73 chromosome 4, Zm-B73-REFERENCE-NAM-5.0, whole genome shotgun sequence genome:
- the LOC103652678 gene encoding ABC transporter G family member 11 has product MAATPSPLPRWAPTPSPSRPLWRWGARHHQPGGGGGAGTSWWSRIASGVFAWGGRGRHRGAAPSDEAAAAVAGRRSGCELQVVVPSSAPAAVAAEDAAGDGDPRAFLTWEDVRVTVAGGPRGAPDVRILDGITGHARPGEVLAIMGPSGGGKTTLLDTLAGRLGPGMNKTGLILINGRQEKLAYGTSAYVTQDNVLMSTLSVREAVYYSAQLQLPDTTPAAEKRAHAERVIREMGLADAMDTRIGGRVTKGISGGQRKRLSICIEMLTRPRLLFLDEPTSGLDSAASYHVMSHIARVAARDGMTVVAAVHQPSGDVLELFHGLCLLAAGRTVFFGTISDATEFFSLNGFPCPRLRSPSDHFLRTINKDFDEETVVESSDKAKRKTAADEAIEILATAYRSSIYLDKTTDQIVEMKSMDGASFRRREHASFGTKLLVLTRRSFLNMHRDVGYYWMRLAIYMGIGVCLGTIFYQLGYSTYSSIQSRCEVIMYTIALLTFMSIGGFPSFVEDVKVFRKERLSGHYGVSEFVISNTISATPYLSVVSLLPGAMLYYLTGLSKGADHFVYFVMVLCVCCLLVESMMMVIAAVVPDFLMGIIVGAGVQGVMMLNGGFFRLPNELPKPVWKYPCYYLSFHKYAVQGLYKNEFVGLSFPSDQLVDSNVTVSGLQVLEYKLQVEMGYSKWVNLAILCGMMLVYRMIFFAIVKISEEVRQKRGGKRGCVR; this is encoded by the exons ATGGCGGCCACGCCGTCGCCGTTGCCGCGGTGGGCGCCGACGCCGAGCCCCTCGCGGCCGCTATGGCGCTGGGGCGCTCGCCATCATCagcctggcggcggcggcggcgcgggcaccAGCTGGTGGTCTCGTATTGCGAGCGGCGTCTTCGCGTGGGGTGGCCGCGGGCGTCACCGTGGCGCGGCGCCGTCGGACGAAGCAGCAGCAGCGGTCGCCGGACGACGATCGGGGTGCGAGCTGCAGGTGGTGGTGCCATCGTCGGCGCCAGCGGCCGTGGCTGCGGAGGACGCCGCCGGCGACGGCGACCCCCGGGCGTTCCTGACGTGGGAGGACGTGCGCGTGACGGTGGCCGGCGGCCCGCGCGGGGCGCCGGACGTGAGGATCCTGGACGGGATCACCGGGCACGCGCGCCCCGGTGAGGTGCTGGCCATCATGGGCCCGTCCGGCGGCGGCAAGACGACGCTGCTGGACACCCTCGCAG GAAGGTTAGGACCCGGCATGAATAAAACAGGTCTGATTTTGATCAATGGCCGGCAGGAGAAGCTTGCCTATGgaacctcg GCATACGTGACCCAAGACAACGTGCTGATGTCGACGCTGTCGGTGCGGGAGGCCGTGTACTACTCAGCGCAGCTGCAGCTGCCCGACACGACGCCGGCGGCGGAGAAGCGGGCGCACGCGGAGCGGGTGATCCGGGAGATGGGGCTCGCGGACGCCATGGACACGCGCATCGGCGGCCGCGTCACCAAGGGCATCAGCGGCGGGCAGCGGAAGCGGCTCAGCATCTGCATCGAGATGCTGACGCGGCCGCGCCTGCTCTTCCTGGACGAGCCCACCAGCGGCCTCGACAGCGCCGCGTCCTACCACGTCATGAGCCACATCGCGCGCGTCGCCGCCCGCGACGGCATGACCGTCGTAGCCGCCGTGCACCAGCCCAGCGGCGACGTCTTGGAGCTCTTCCACGGCCTATGCCTGCTCGCAGCCGGAAGGACGGTGTTCTTCGGGACCATCTCTGACGCCACCGAG TTCTTCTCTCTGAACGGCTTCCCATGCCCACGCCTGAGAAGCCCGTCAGACCACTTCCTCAGAACAATCAACAAAGACTTTGACGAGGAAACCGTGGTGGAGAGCTCTGACAAAGCTAAAAGGAAAACAGCAGCTGATGAGGCAATAGAAATCCTGGCGACTGCATACAGATCATCCATTTACTTGGACAAAACCACAGACCAAATTGTCGAAATGAAAAGCATG GATGGAGCTTCATTTCGGCGGAGAGAACACGCAAGCTTTGGCACCAAGCTCCTTGTGCTGACGAGGAGATCGTTCCTGAACATGCACAGGGACGTAGGGTACTACTGGATGCGTCTGGCCATCTACATGGGCATTGGCGTGTGCCTAGGCACTATCTTCTACCAACTTGGCTACAGCACCTACAGCTCTATCCAGAGTCGATGTGAAGTAATCATGTACACCATCGCACTCCTAACTTTCATGTCCATCGGAGGATTTCCATCCTTCGTAGAAGACGTCAAGGTGTTCAGAAAGGAGAGGCTGAGCGGCCACTACGGCGTGTCGGAGTTCGTCATCTCCAACACCATCTCCGCCACTCCGTACCTGTCCGTCGTTTCCCTACTGCCCGGCGCGATGCTGTACTACCTCACGGGCCTGTCCAAAGGCGCCGACCACTTCGTCTACTTCGTCATGGTGCTCTGCGTCTGCTGCCTCCTGGTCGAGAGCATGATGATGGTCATCGCCGCCGTCGTCCCGGACTTCCTGATGGGGATCATCGTCGGCGCCGGGGTGCAGGGGGTCATGATGCTCAACGGCGGCTTCTTCCGCCTCCCCAACGAGCTGCCCAAGCCCGTCTGGAAGTACCCCTGCTACTACCTGTCCTTCCACAAGTACGCCGTGCAGGGGCTCTACAAGAACGAGTTCGTGGGGCTGTCGTTCCCGAGCGACCAGCTCGTCGACTCCAATGTCACCGTCAGTGGCCTCCAGGTCCTCGAGTACAAGCTGCAGGTGGAGATGGGGTACTCCAAGTGGGTCAACCTTGCCATCCTCTGCGGGATGATGCTGGTGTACAGGATGATTTTCTTCGCTATCGTCAAGATCTCCGAGGAAGTTCGGCAGAAAAGGGGTGGCAAAAGAGGATGTGTTAGATAG
- the LOC100275073 gene encoding uncharacterized protein LOC100275073, translated as MMALNGGWRKTFVSILTTCFLVVVVIVSLSCEAKGGVVPRLRPPFCFPYDREYCTPFHCGKVCQEYNFPAKNGGYCDKRGDPWKCCCPY; from the exons ATGATGGCACTCAACGGCGGTTGGAGAAAGACCTTCGTGTCCATCCTGACGACATGCTTTCTTGTGGTGGTTGTAATTGTTTCCCTATCCTGCGAAGCAAAAG GCGGCGTCGTCCCCAGGTTGCGGCCACCATTCTGCTTTCCATACGATCGTGAATACTGCACGCCATTTCACTGCGGCAAAGTTTGCCAAGAGTACAACTTCCCTGCTAAGAATGGCGGCTACTGCGATAAACGTGGTGACCCATGGAAGTGCTGCTGTCCATATTGA
- the LOC100283510 gene encoding MYB59 isoform 1 (isoform 1 is encoded by transcript variant 1): MVTVREEMRKGPWTEQEDIQLVCTVRLFGDHRWDFIAQVSGLNRTGKSCRLRWVNYLHPGLKHGRMSPQEERIIIELHARWGNRWSRIARRLPGRTDNEIKNYWRTHMRKKAQERKMGMPSPSSSSSSLTYQTCLLDTIPVIGMGSGDTHNGSCVTSTLENTQSVMDGYPMDQIWKEIEAPHAPNLLSIAEGKEKTCSSSPCHLPSPVMWDYKCPEIFWKMGDQEIMM, from the exons ATGGTGACTGTGAGAGAGGAGATGCGTAAGGGGCCATGGACAGAGCAGGAGGACATTCAGCTGGTATGCACTGTCCGCCTGTTTGGTGACCATCGTTGGGACTTCATTGCTCAAGTCTCAG GCCTCAACAGGACAGGAAAGAGCTGCCGCCTGCGCTGGGTGAACTATCTTCACCCTGGCCTCAAGCATGGCCGCATGTCACCACAAGAAGAGCGCATTATCATTGAGCTCCATGCTCGGTGGGGGAACAG GTGGTCTAGGATAGCAAGGAGGCTGCCAGGGCGCACAGACAATGAGATCAAGAACTACTGGAGAACACACATGAGAAAGAAGGCACAGGAGAGGAAGATGGGCATGCCATCACCTTCATCCTCATCCTCCTCACTGACATACCAAACCTGCCTTCTTGACACCATTCCAGTCATTGGGATGGGCAGTGGTGACACTCACAATGGTAGCTGTGTCACCAGCACCCTCGAGAACACACAGAGTGTCATGGATGGATATCCCATGGATCAGATATGGAAGGAGATTGAGGCACCACATGCACCTAACTTGCTGAGTATTgctgaagggaaagagaagacgtGCAGCAGTAGCCCCTGTCATCTACCATCACCTGTAATGTGGGACTACAAATGCCCTGAGATATTCTGGAAGATGGGAGATCAAGAAATCATGATGTGA
- the LOC100283510 gene encoding MYB59 isoform 2 (isoform 2 is encoded by transcript variant 2), giving the protein MSPQEERIIIELHARWGNRWSRIARRLPGRTDNEIKNYWRTHMRKKAQERKMGMPSPSSSSSSLTYQTCLLDTIPVIGMGSGDTHNGSCVTSTLENTQSVMDGYPMDQIWKEIEAPHAPNLLSIAEGKEKTCSSSPCHLPSPVMWDYKCPEIFWKMGDQEIMM; this is encoded by the exons ATGTCACCACAAGAAGAGCGCATTATCATTGAGCTCCATGCTCGGTGGGGGAACAG GTGGTCTAGGATAGCAAGGAGGCTGCCAGGGCGCACAGACAATGAGATCAAGAACTACTGGAGAACACACATGAGAAAGAAGGCACAGGAGAGGAAGATGGGCATGCCATCACCTTCATCCTCATCCTCCTCACTGACATACCAAACCTGCCTTCTTGACACCATTCCAGTCATTGGGATGGGCAGTGGTGACACTCACAATGGTAGCTGTGTCACCAGCACCCTCGAGAACACACAGAGTGTCATGGATGGATATCCCATGGATCAGATATGGAAGGAGATTGAGGCACCACATGCACCTAACTTGCTGAGTATTgctgaagggaaagagaagacgtGCAGCAGTAGCCCCTGTCATCTACCATCACCTGTAATGTGGGACTACAAATGCCCTGAGATATTCTGGAAGATGGGAGATCAAGAAATCATGATGTGA